The Comamonas sp. GB3 AK4-5 genome includes a region encoding these proteins:
- a CDS encoding Trm112 family protein — protein MDPKLLELLVCPVTKGPLRYDAERKELVSRSARLAYPVRDGIPVLLENEARTLSDEELEA, from the coding sequence ATGGATCCCAAACTGCTTGAACTGCTGGTCTGCCCCGTCACCAAGGGCCCGCTGCGCTATGACGCCGAACGCAAGGAACTGGTCTCGCGCAGCGCCCGCCTGGCCTACCCCGTGCGCGACGGCATCCCCGTGCTGCTGGAAAACGAAGCCCGCACCCTGAGCGACGAAGAACTGGAAGCCTGA